One Acidobacteriota bacterium DNA window includes the following coding sequences:
- a CDS encoding ABC transporter permease, which translates to MNPITRIVLQLQELTLLIWRVMRGFLKAPRYWREMILQMDILGFGSLIIILLTGTFTGMVLALNSANTLQKFGVQNVTGQLVATSLIRELGPVLTSLMLAGRVGSGIAAELGSMLVSEQIDAMRALGTDPIKKLVTPRIVALVLMAPALTVVCDFVGTMGGLLISITLLHQASSVYMSSAMEAVNFNEIIGGLIKPTVFGFIIALIGCYKGLSTTGGTVGVGRSTTESVVNASILVIAMDFLLSKVIISLLLEPR; encoded by the coding sequence ATGAATCCAATCACCCGCATTGTCCTTCAATTACAAGAATTAACTTTGCTCATTTGGCGCGTGATGCGCGGCTTTTTGAAAGCTCCGCGTTATTGGCGCGAGATGATTCTCCAAATGGACATTCTGGGGTTTGGCAGTTTGATTATCATTCTGCTGACCGGAACATTCACAGGAATGGTGCTGGCGCTGAACTCGGCCAACACGCTGCAAAAATTCGGCGTACAAAATGTGACGGGGCAATTGGTTGCCACCAGTTTGATTCGCGAATTGGGGCCGGTGTTGACCAGTTTGATGTTGGCGGGCCGTGTCGGTTCGGGGATTGCGGCGGAACTCGGTTCGATGTTGGTCAGCGAGCAAATTGACGCTATGCGTGCGCTTGGCACCGACCCGATTAAAAAACTGGTGACGCCGCGCATTGTGGCGCTGGTTCTGATGGCTCCGGCGTTGACTGTGGTTTGCGATTTTGTCGGAACCATGGGCGGTTTGCTGATTTCAATCACGCTGTTGCATCAGGCGTCATCGGTTTATATGTCTTCGGCGATGGAAGCAGTCAATTTCAATGAAATCATCGGCGGGTTGATCAAACCGACTGTCTTCGGATTCATCATCGCTTTGATCGGATGTTACAAAGGACTCAGTACGACAGGAGGAACGGTTGGAGTTGGACGCTCCACCACGGAATCGGTTGTCAACGCTTCGATTCTGGTGATCGCCATGGACTTCCTGTTATCGAAAGTCATCATCTCCTTGCTGCTTGAGCCGCGATAA
- the bshB1 gene encoding bacillithiol biosynthesis deacetylase BshB1 → MGNQTNFQLDVLAIAAHPDDVELSVGGTLIKLAEMGYRTGILDMTRGEAGTRGTPEIRRQEAAQAAEILGVAVRENLELPDAHIWPNEDSRVKLVRMLRTLRPRILFTQHCDDPHPDHAHTAQLVREAMHIAGLAKYDSEAEQERWRPNCVAHFLFPRTVAPTFIVDISAQSERKWNAIKAHASQFFNPSSDEPQSRVSTAAFLREIEARDRYFGALIGAEHGEAFLIREALNVNDPVELLTRRMNLYS, encoded by the coding sequence ATGGGGAATCAGACAAACTTTCAATTGGACGTATTGGCGATTGCCGCACACCCCGATGACGTTGAGCTATCGGTTGGCGGCACGCTCATCAAATTGGCCGAAATGGGGTATCGAACCGGGATTCTGGACATGACCAGGGGCGAAGCCGGAACCAGAGGCACGCCGGAAATCCGTAGACAGGAAGCTGCGCAAGCGGCTGAAATTTTAGGCGTGGCGGTGCGCGAAAACCTGGAATTGCCGGACGCTCATATCTGGCCGAATGAAGATTCCCGCGTCAAACTGGTGCGCATGCTCAGAACCTTGCGGCCCAGAATTCTGTTCACGCAACATTGCGATGATCCTCACCCGGATCACGCACATACAGCCCAGCTTGTCCGCGAAGCGATGCATATTGCGGGACTGGCAAAATACGATTCGGAAGCCGAACAGGAACGATGGAGACCCAATTGCGTCGCTCACTTTTTGTTTCCGCGAACTGTCGCGCCAACATTCATCGTGGACATCAGCGCCCAAAGCGAGCGCAAATGGAACGCAATCAAGGCCCACGCCTCTCAGTTTTTCAATCCGTCGAGCGACGAACCCCAATCGCGCGTCAGCACAGCAGCGTTTTTGCGTGAAATCGAAGCACGCGACCGTTACTTTGGCGCGTTGATTGGCGCGGAACACGGCGAAGCGTTCCTCATCCGGGAAGCCTTAAACGTGAACGATCCGGTTGAGTTACTGACTCGGCGAATGAACCTGTACTCCTAA
- a CDS encoding tetratricopeptide repeat protein gives MIRQAWAAFLIAVLGISISAVAQTPSAAVNLLRRGNAALAKGDWEHALADFTRAIQINSHIDDTENLELAGMEDCAPQIVVNDDFNACVYSNRGIAHYRLGNLEHSIADFDRAIRISPRLADAYNNRGNVWQAKGNSENALLDFDRAIQLNPRHHQAFNNRANLRLANHDLSGAISDYSRSIELDATNATVFANRGLTLLQLGRNEEARLDFEQAIKLAPHLKPKLEELIRQEQKLNQDSNPTYSKGNL, from the coding sequence ATGATCAGACAGGCTTGGGCGGCTTTCTTGATTGCCGTTTTGGGGATTTCGATCAGCGCCGTCGCACAAACGCCCAGCGCCGCTGTGAACTTGTTACGACGCGGCAACGCGGCATTGGCCAAAGGCGACTGGGAACACGCGCTCGCCGATTTCACGCGCGCCATTCAAATCAACTCACACATTGACGATACGGAAAATCTGGAACTGGCCGGGATGGAAGATTGCGCGCCGCAAATTGTCGTGAACGACGATTTCAATGCTTGTGTATACAGCAATCGAGGCATCGCCCATTACAGGCTGGGAAATCTGGAACATTCCATTGCGGATTTCGACCGCGCAATTCGCATCAGTCCTCGGTTGGCGGATGCCTACAACAATCGTGGCAACGTGTGGCAGGCAAAAGGAAATTCGGAAAACGCACTTCTGGATTTCGACCGCGCGATTCAATTGAATCCGCGGCATCATCAGGCATTCAACAATCGAGCCAACCTGCGGCTGGCAAATCATGATTTGAGCGGCGCAATCAGCGATTACAGTCGCTCCATCGAACTGGACGCCACTAACGCGACTGTCTTTGCCAATCGCGGATTGACTCTATTGCAACTTGGCCGAAACGAAGAGGCTCGTTTGGATTTCGAGCAGGCAATCAAGCTCGCCCCGCATTTGAAACCGAAACTCGAAGAATTGATCCGACAGGAACAGAAACTCAATCAAGATAGCAACCCAACTTACTCGAAAGGAAACCTATGA
- a CDS encoding MCE family protein yields the protein MPQSKTSRLSELRVGLLVLLALAILVLVIFAVSGDLKVPGFGKTTVVRTEMPSVDGLRKGAEVRLSGKKIGSVREINFSRTIPADAKAASEAGNIEIVMDIDGTLDGRPAIERIRSDSVATLKTAGVLGDNVIDITPGTLSGKPISNGDKINSQAQKSVGDILNAAQTAVSNLNVISDDIKAMTGDLRKGKGTAGRFLTDEQFYVNLNDTILKAQSLISAIKEGDGTASKFINDPQLYTQVSETVAQLRNISETLNNQLNKGEGTLGKFVKDPELYNRANDLVAKADKISARLDGLMARVENGEGNLGKLFKDEKLYADARDTVEMLKGITTRLEKGEGTAGLLLKDEKLYNNVNTLSAEITKLIYDFRQNPKKYLSVKVTIF from the coding sequence ATGCCACAAAGCAAAACATCGAGGTTGTCCGAATTGCGAGTCGGACTTTTGGTCTTGCTGGCGCTGGCGATTTTGGTGTTGGTGATTTTTGCCGTCAGCGGAGATTTGAAAGTCCCCGGTTTTGGCAAAACAACCGTTGTCCGCACGGAAATGCCCAGTGTTGACGGTTTGCGCAAAGGCGCTGAAGTCCGTCTGTCCGGCAAAAAAATCGGCAGCGTCAGGGAAATCAATTTCAGCAGAACGATTCCCGCCGACGCCAAAGCCGCCAGCGAAGCAGGCAACATTGAAATTGTCATGGACATTGACGGCACGCTGGATGGTCGCCCGGCCATCGAACGCATCCGCAGCGATTCGGTCGCCACGCTGAAAACCGCGGGCGTGCTGGGTGACAACGTGATTGACATTACTCCCGGAACGCTCAGCGGCAAACCGATCAGCAACGGCGACAAGATCAACAGTCAGGCGCAAAAGAGCGTGGGAGACATTTTGAATGCCGCCCAAACGGCCGTCAGCAATCTGAATGTGATTTCTGATGACATCAAAGCCATGACCGGCGATTTGCGCAAAGGCAAAGGCACGGCGGGCCGTTTCCTGACGGATGAACAGTTTTACGTCAATCTGAACGATACAATCCTGAAGGCGCAAAGTTTGATTTCAGCGATCAAGGAAGGCGACGGAACTGCCAGCAAATTCATCAACGACCCGCAGCTTTATACGCAGGTTTCGGAAACCGTCGCCCAGCTTCGCAACATTTCGGAAACGCTCAACAACCAGTTGAACAAAGGCGAAGGCACGTTGGGCAAATTCGTCAAGGACCCGGAATTGTACAACCGCGCCAATGATTTGGTTGCCAAAGCCGATAAGATTTCCGCCCGGTTGGATGGTTTGATGGCGAGGGTTGAAAACGGCGAAGGCAATTTGGGTAAATTGTTCAAAGACGAAAAACTGTATGCCGATGCTCGTGATACGGTCGAAATGTTAAAAGGCATTACCACTCGATTGGAAAAAGGCGAGGGGACAGCCGGGCTGTTGCTGAAAGACGAGAAGCTTTACAACAACGTCAACACGCTTTCGGCGGAAATCACCAAGCTGATTTACGACTTCCGGCAAAACCCGAAGAAGTATTTGTCGGTAAAGGTGACGATCTTTTGA
- a CDS encoding fused MFS/spermidine synthase — protein MQSSGKAKVAKVNEPLVEVPISALSGIGILMLRAAVVIGGASVMVVEILGSRVLAPVFGTTLHVWSALITVTLAALAIGYAWGGRIADKRPGLGTLMTVMAIAGGTLLLADLITKPVLSSAYVAGMIPGTFIAALVLFLPTLLLLGMISPMAVRAAANQFSLGTSVGNLYAISTIGSVIGSLAVSLLIIPNLSVHVAIIGTAVALAIVPLWYLLIRKRVQQAALLLVGLALTAVGTAVAGQDADREVLYKNRPYRVTARVPSSYGDLVVSDEGSIRYLFLNGVQQGSMIGNVSNAPYAYGLQRLATVKGVPKKMLVWGLGAGVYSRAMAEAGSDVTVIEIDPMSEKVSREYFGLPSSVKVIIGDARTETARLQDKFDVIVLDAFSGDSPPFHLLTREAFEDLKEKLAPNGLIVANIVGGISGDAARLVSSVVMTLESVFGKTQVFSPNLFMAKQRDPRLNSASFVSTMFLVCGELPQTPEPFTMKLADHIRQMNYIDSVFKSQVELPRDNAVILTDAFAPLEAWSDAAVHAMRY, from the coding sequence GTGCAATCAAGTGGAAAGGCGAAAGTCGCCAAGGTAAACGAACCTCTTGTTGAGGTTCCGATCTCGGCATTGTCCGGTATCGGTATCCTGATGCTGCGAGCGGCAGTTGTAATTGGCGGCGCGTCCGTGATGGTTGTTGAAATTCTTGGCTCACGCGTGTTGGCTCCCGTTTTCGGAACCACGCTTCACGTTTGGAGCGCGCTGATTACCGTGACGCTGGCGGCGCTGGCGATTGGGTATGCCTGGGGTGGTCGAATCGCCGATAAACGACCGGGGCTGGGAACCTTGATGACGGTGATGGCCATCGCCGGAGGAACTTTGTTGCTCGCGGATCTCATTACCAAACCGGTGCTCAGCTCAGCTTATGTAGCAGGAATGATTCCCGGAACATTCATTGCAGCATTGGTGTTATTTTTGCCGACGCTGCTGTTGCTGGGGATGATTTCACCGATGGCGGTGCGCGCGGCGGCAAATCAATTCAGTCTCGGAACCAGCGTAGGCAACTTGTATGCGATTTCAACCATCGGTTCGGTGATCGGAAGTTTGGCTGTTTCCTTGCTGATCATTCCCAATCTAAGCGTTCATGTGGCAATCATCGGCACGGCTGTGGCATTGGCAATTGTGCCGCTGTGGTATTTGCTGATCAGAAAGCGAGTGCAACAAGCGGCGCTGTTGCTGGTTGGACTGGCGCTGACCGCGGTGGGAACCGCCGTGGCCGGTCAAGATGCCGACCGCGAGGTGCTGTACAAAAACAGACCGTATCGCGTTACGGCTCGCGTGCCATCTTCTTACGGCGACTTGGTGGTCAGCGATGAAGGCAGCATTCGATATTTGTTTTTGAATGGCGTCCAGCAAGGTTCGATGATCGGCAATGTCTCCAACGCGCCATACGCGTATGGATTGCAACGGTTGGCTACGGTCAAAGGCGTTCCGAAAAAGATGCTGGTCTGGGGGTTGGGCGCGGGAGTTTATTCGCGGGCAATGGCGGAAGCTGGCTCCGATGTGACGGTCATTGAAATTGATCCGATGTCCGAAAAAGTTTCGCGCGAGTATTTCGGCTTACCATCATCAGTCAAAGTTATCATTGGTGACGCCCGGACAGAAACGGCTCGGTTGCAGGATAAATTCGATGTGATCGTGCTGGACGCCTTTAGCGGGGATTCGCCGCCGTTTCATCTGCTGACCCGCGAAGCTTTCGAGGACTTGAAAGAAAAACTGGCTCCGAACGGGTTGATTGTTGCCAACATCGTCGGCGGGATTTCGGGCGATGCGGCCCGGCTGGTTTCCTCCGTGGTAATGACTTTGGAAAGCGTCTTTGGAAAAACCCAGGTCTTTTCCCCGAATCTGTTTATGGCTAAACAGCGCGACCCCAGGCTGAATTCGGCTTCGTTTGTTTCGACGATGTTTCTGGTTTGCGGCGAATTGCCGCAAACGCCCGAACCGTTCACGATGAAACTGGCGGATCACATTCGCCAGATGAATTACATTGATTCGGTCTTTAAGTCTCAGGTTGAATTGCCGCGTGACAATGCCGTGATTTTGACGGACGCTTTCGCTCCGCTGGAAGCCTGGTCGGACGCTGCCGTTCACGCAATGAGGTATTAA
- a CDS encoding ATP-binding cassette domain-containing protein — MAATPYAIEFRDVSLAFGDNVILDRISFGVRYGESKIVMGGSGTGKSTLLRLVLGLLKPDSGQIFVDGEEVTHYNEENMMNVRRKIGMVFQEGALFDSLSVYDNVAYRLREQRVDETEIEAVVTRMLRFVDLEDAIDKMPNELSGGMRRRVGIARALVGNPKIILYDEPTAGLDPITARTICELALKLRDLEEVSSIYVTHRLEDIEVLSSEYVVRDDFGNLHFEHEGDRLCLINTKFIMLKDGDIISSGSNAQMRESLNPYVQKFLNQK, encoded by the coding sequence ATGGCTGCAACTCCGTATGCAATTGAATTTCGGGATGTTTCGCTGGCGTTCGGCGACAACGTGATTCTGGATCGCATCAGTTTCGGTGTGCGATATGGCGAATCGAAGATCGTGATGGGCGGATCGGGGACGGGCAAATCAACCTTGCTTCGATTGGTGCTGGGATTGCTGAAACCGGATTCGGGACAAATCTTCGTGGATGGGGAAGAGGTCACCCATTACAACGAAGAAAACATGATGAACGTTCGCCGGAAGATCGGCATGGTCTTTCAGGAAGGCGCTTTGTTCGACAGTTTATCGGTTTATGACAATGTCGCGTACCGGTTGCGAGAACAGCGCGTGGACGAAACAGAGATCGAAGCCGTCGTCACGCGCATGCTGCGGTTTGTTGACCTGGAAGATGCGATTGACAAAATGCCCAACGAACTTTCGGGCGGCATGCGACGCCGCGTAGGCATTGCCCGTGCGCTGGTCGGAAATCCGAAAATCATTCTTTACGATGAACCGACCGCCGGGTTGGACCCGATTACGGCGCGCACGATTTGCGAACTGGCCTTGAAGCTGCGCGATTTGGAAGAGGTTTCTTCAATCTATGTCACGCACCGGTTGGAAGACATTGAGGTTCTTTCCAGTGAATACGTCGTGCGCGACGATTTTGGCAATTTGCATTTCGAGCACGAAGGTGACCGGCTGTGTCTGATCAATACAAAGTTTATTATGCTTAAGGACGGCGACATTATTTCCAGCGGCAGCAACGCCCAAATGCGCGAATCGCTCAATCCTTATGTGCAAAAGTTTCTCAATCAAAAATGA
- a CDS encoding AraC family transcriptional regulator, whose amino-acid sequence MQLKSLNEQVRVWRPGGFSGVELRKGFCVSQPYPKHWHEEFHFCLILGGSGELNYRRERYFTPVGALTIVHPGEVHSNHTADEHGCSFRNLYLEPGIVQRIATELTGRPMALPFFSPEPITEPAISRLYQKLHESLETESSRLEQDELLLGFMCELLHKHSESNPKFPEASRERIAANRVRDFLEQHFADNVSLETLAGFADLSPFHLNRVFSKEFGLPPHAFQTQMRIARAKTLLRQGLSITEAALEVGFVDQSHFTRHFRRLVGVTPGHYLQGSKNVQDPPLAFA is encoded by the coding sequence ATGCAACTCAAATCGCTCAACGAACAGGTTCGTGTTTGGAGGCCCGGAGGCTTTTCCGGCGTCGAATTGCGAAAAGGATTTTGCGTCAGCCAACCGTACCCCAAACACTGGCATGAAGAATTTCACTTCTGCCTGATTTTGGGCGGCAGCGGCGAATTGAATTATCGTCGGGAACGTTATTTCACGCCTGTCGGCGCCTTGACCATCGTTCATCCCGGCGAAGTTCATTCGAATCACACCGCGGATGAACATGGTTGCAGCTTTCGCAATCTGTATCTGGAACCGGGAATCGTCCAGCGAATTGCCACGGAACTTACCGGACGACCAATGGCGCTTCCCTTCTTTTCGCCCGAACCGATTACTGAACCGGCCATTTCGCGGCTTTACCAGAAACTGCACGAAAGTCTGGAAACGGAGTCTTCGCGTCTGGAACAGGATGAATTGTTGTTGGGGTTCATGTGCGAGCTTCTGCACAAACATTCGGAATCAAATCCGAAATTTCCCGAAGCCAGTCGCGAACGAATCGCCGCCAATCGGGTGCGCGACTTTCTAGAGCAACATTTTGCGGACAACGTTTCACTGGAAACCCTGGCCGGATTCGCCGACCTTAGCCCCTTTCACCTGAATCGGGTTTTCAGCAAGGAGTTCGGCTTGCCGCCGCACGCATTCCAAACGCAGATGCGCATCGCCCGCGCCAAAACCTTACTGCGGCAAGGGTTGTCCATTACCGAAGCTGCGTTAGAAGTCGGTTTTGTGGATCAAAGCCATTTCACTCGCCATTTCCGCCGCCTGGTTGGCGTTACGCCCGGCCATTACCTGCAAGGAAGCAAGAACGTACAAGACCCGCCGCTCGCTTTCGCCTGA
- a CDS encoding peptidase, which produces MRKNLFTHWLMALLVCAAAVIAASAQTLTSPKDQFGFNIGDDYNLANYTQYEAYIKKLDAESDRMKVVEIGKSAEGRTMYTAIITSPENFKKLDRYKEIARKLALAEGLTDEQARALAKEGKAVVWIDGGLHATEVLGAQQLIETIWQLNSRNDDETKRLLNDVIVLCCLVNPDGMELVSNWYMREQDPAKRNMNIPRLYQKYIGHDDNRDFYMSSQPETEAINRVFFHDWFPHIVYNHHQTGPAGTVMFAPPFRDPFNFNFDPLIPIGIDLVAAAMHTRFLVEGKPGVTMRSGSSYSTWWNGGLRTTVYFHNMIGLLTETIGNPTPMEIPLVLRNQLPRADLPSPIAPQKWHFRQSIEYSLTANWAVFDIASKHREDFLFNIYRMGKNSIERGNRDSWTVTPHEIAEAQDAFDKERMSQRGSGVGRGGDTEPAAGQGRGGGGGGFGRGGMPTKYFDEMHTPEKRDPRGYIIPSNQPDFLTATKFVNTLIKTGIAIHQATADFQVNGKSYPAGSYVVKTAQAFRPHVLDMFEPQNHPNDFQYPGGPPIPPYDNAGWTLAYQMGVKFDRILDGFDGPFQKLNGFAKVEVGMPRPLANAAGYLVSHEVNDSFLATNRLLKDGEDVFWLKQPVTINGKSYPVGTIFIPAKASTGAKLRKLEVETGVRFEPVAAKPAGEMFKVRQPRIALWDRYGGSMPSGWTRWILEQYEFPFTVVYPQTLDAGNLADKFDVIIFVTGGIPAFRAGAGPAGFGGDEPPQFGRAPRAEELPEEFRGWVGNITAAKTIPQLRAFLEAGGTILTIGSSTNLGYHLGLPMTNALVERVGNGDERPLSRDKYYIPGSILQVAVDNSNPLAYGMPERVDVFFDNSPVFRLKPEASLTGLKPVAWFDNGSPLRSGWAWGQKYLQDSVAVIDANVGKGHLFMYGPEIAFRAQPHGTFKLLFNGIYLGKAEAVK; this is translated from the coding sequence ATGCGAAAGAACCTGTTTACTCATTGGCTGATGGCGCTGTTGGTTTGCGCCGCCGCTGTTATCGCCGCCTCGGCTCAAACCCTGACCAGTCCGAAAGATCAATTCGGCTTCAATATCGGCGACGATTACAATCTGGCCAACTACACGCAGTACGAAGCCTACATCAAAAAGCTGGACGCCGAATCCGACCGGATGAAAGTCGTCGAAATCGGCAAATCCGCCGAAGGCCGGACGATGTACACGGCTATCATCACATCACCGGAAAATTTCAAGAAGCTGGATCGGTACAAGGAAATCGCCCGCAAGCTGGCGCTGGCCGAAGGGCTGACCGACGAACAGGCGCGCGCGCTGGCCAAAGAGGGCAAAGCCGTGGTCTGGATTGATGGCGGATTGCACGCGACGGAAGTGCTCGGCGCGCAGCAACTGATCGAAACCATCTGGCAGCTCAACAGCCGCAATGATGACGAAACGAAGCGATTGTTGAACGATGTGATCGTGCTGTGTTGTTTGGTCAATCCCGACGGGATGGAACTGGTTTCCAATTGGTACATGCGCGAACAAGACCCCGCCAAACGGAACATGAACATTCCGCGTTTGTACCAAAAATACATCGGGCACGACGACAACCGCGATTTTTATATGTCTTCGCAACCTGAAACCGAAGCCATCAACCGCGTGTTTTTTCACGACTGGTTTCCGCATATTGTGTACAACCACCACCAAACCGGCCCCGCCGGAACCGTGATGTTCGCGCCGCCGTTTCGCGATCCGTTCAATTTCAATTTCGACCCGCTGATTCCCATCGGAATTGATCTGGTGGCGGCTGCGATGCACACGCGTTTTCTGGTTGAAGGCAAGCCGGGGGTGACGATGCGCTCCGGGTCGAGTTATTCCACCTGGTGGAACGGTGGGCTGCGCACGACAGTGTACTTTCACAACATGATCGGGTTGTTGACCGAAACCATTGGCAATCCGACGCCGATGGAAATTCCACTGGTGCTCAGAAACCAATTGCCTCGCGCGGATTTGCCTTCGCCGATTGCGCCGCAGAAATGGCACTTCCGCCAATCCATCGAATACTCGCTGACGGCGAACTGGGCAGTATTTGATATTGCCTCGAAACATCGCGAAGATTTCCTGTTCAACATTTACCGCATGGGCAAAAACTCCATCGAACGCGGCAATCGCGACAGTTGGACAGTCACGCCGCACGAGATTGCCGAAGCGCAGGACGCTTTTGACAAGGAGCGGATGAGCCAGCGCGGTTCAGGCGTTGGTCGCGGTGGCGATACTGAACCGGCAGCCGGACAAGGACGTGGCGGTGGCGGAGGAGGATTTGGACGCGGCGGAATGCCGACAAAGTATTTCGATGAGATGCACACGCCGGAAAAACGCGATCCGCGCGGATACATCATCCCTTCCAATCAACCGGACTTTCTGACAGCAACCAAGTTCGTCAACACACTGATCAAAACCGGCATCGCGATTCATCAGGCGACGGCGGATTTTCAGGTCAACGGCAAATCGTATCCGGCAGGTTCGTATGTGGTCAAAACCGCGCAGGCATTTCGCCCGCACGTGTTGGATATGTTCGAGCCGCAAAACCATCCGAACGATTTTCAATATCCCGGCGGGCCACCGATTCCGCCTTACGACAACGCGGGCTGGACGCTGGCATACCAGATGGGCGTAAAGTTTGATCGCATTCTGGATGGTTTTGACGGGCCGTTTCAGAAGCTCAACGGATTCGCCAAGGTCGAAGTCGGCATGCCTCGGCCATTGGCAAATGCTGCGGGCTATCTGGTCAGCCACGAAGTCAACGATTCCTTCCTGGCTACCAACCGGTTGCTGAAAGACGGCGAAGACGTGTTCTGGTTGAAACAACCAGTCACAATCAACGGCAAATCCTATCCGGTGGGGACGATTTTCATCCCCGCGAAAGCTTCGACCGGAGCCAAGCTTCGCAAATTGGAAGTCGAAACCGGCGTCCGCTTTGAACCGGTGGCGGCAAAACCAGCGGGCGAAATGTTCAAAGTGCGCCAACCGCGCATCGCATTGTGGGATCGGTACGGCGGTTCGATGCCTTCGGGCTGGACGCGCTGGATTCTGGAACAGTACGAATTTCCGTTCACGGTCGTCTATCCACAAACGTTGGACGCCGGAAATCTGGCGGACAAATTTGATGTGATCATTTTTGTCACCGGAGGAATTCCGGCATTTCGCGCAGGTGCAGGGCCGGCGGGGTTTGGAGGCGACGAACCTCCGCAGTTTGGTCGCGCGCCCAGGGCGGAAGAGTTGCCGGAAGAGTTTCGTGGCTGGGTGGGAAACATCACAGCGGCAAAAACCATCCCGCAATTGAGAGCCTTTCTGGAAGCTGGCGGCACGATCCTGACCATCGGCAGTTCAACGAATCTGGGTTATCACCTGGGCTTGCCGATGACGAACGCGCTAGTTGAACGAGTTGGAAACGGCGATGAGCGCCCATTGAGCCGCGACAAATACTACATTCCAGGCTCGATTTTGCAGGTTGCGGTGGACAACTCGAATCCGCTGGCCTACGGCATGCCGGAACGCGTGGATGTGTTTTTTGACAACAGCCCGGTCTTCCGCTTGAAACCCGAAGCCTCGCTCACGGGCTTGAAGCCTGTGGCGTGGTTCGACAACGGGTCGCCGCTTCGCAGCGGCTGGGCTTGGGGACAGAAGTATTTGCAGGACAGCGTCGCGGTGATTGATGCGAACGTCGGCAAAGGCCATTTGTTTATGTACGGCCCTGAAATCGCGTTCCGCGCGCAACCGCACGGCACGTTCAAACTGCTGTTCAACGGCATTTACCTGGGCAAAGCAGAAGCTGTGAAGTAG